The following proteins are co-located in the Noviherbaspirillum sp. UKPF54 genome:
- a CDS encoding DUF748 domain-containing protein, translating into MQRDGRVSIGGWAELADKNSEIATKLSGVDLVALQPYLIKASETGVRRGTLDLALQSTVRQNRLHAPGTVTLSGLELAPGNGAFGTFMGVPRQAVVAALKNRDGRIALHFTLDGNLNDPQFSLNDSFARRIGASVAETLGISIEGLTRGVGSAAQGLGGMVKKLFGK; encoded by the coding sequence GTGCAGCGCGACGGCCGGGTGTCGATCGGCGGCTGGGCCGAGCTGGCGGACAAGAATTCCGAAATCGCGACCAAGCTCTCCGGCGTCGACCTGGTGGCGCTGCAGCCGTACCTGATCAAGGCGTCGGAAACCGGCGTCAGGCGCGGCACGCTCGATCTTGCGCTGCAATCGACGGTGCGCCAAAACCGGCTGCATGCGCCGGGAACGGTGACGCTCTCCGGGCTGGAACTGGCGCCGGGCAATGGCGCCTTCGGCACCTTCATGGGCGTGCCGCGCCAGGCGGTGGTGGCGGCGCTGAAGAATCGCGACGGCCGGATCGCGCTGCACTTCACCCTCGACGGCAACCTGAACGACCCACAGTTTTCGCTCAACGACAGTTTTGCCCGGCGCATCGGCGCGTCGGTGGCGGAAACGCTGGGCATCAGCATCGAAGGGCTCACGCGCGGCGTGGGCAGCGCCGCACAGGGCCTGGGCGGAATGGTCAAAAAACTGTTCGGCAAGTAG
- a CDS encoding amidohydrolase family protein translates to MDLLVRNATLPDGRRGIDIAIAQGRIAALGPALAARGAREIDAAGDLVTPPFVDAHFHLDATLSHGLPRVNRSGTLLEGIALWGELKPQLTQEALVERALQYCDWAVARGLLAIRTHVDVCDDRLLAVEALLHVKRQVAAYLDLQLVAFPQDGLLRSPTAFANLKRAIALGVEVVGGIPHFERTMADGAESVRLLCEFAAERGLRVDMHCDETDDPASRHIETLAYHAQRLGLQGRVAGSHLTSMHSMDNYYVSKLLPLMREAGVAAIANPLINITLQGRHDSYPKRRGMTRVPELMAAGIDVAFGHDCVMDPWYSLGSGDMLEVAHMGLHVAQMTSQEAMQACFLAVTQAPARILGLEGYGLAPGCHADLVILDAGDAVEAIRLRAARRYVIRRGRVISQSPPARATLDLPGRPDGVDFRLRR, encoded by the coding sequence ATGGATCTGCTCGTCCGCAACGCGACCCTGCCCGACGGCCGGCGCGGCATCGACATCGCCATTGCGCAGGGCCGCATCGCCGCGCTCGGCCCCGCCCTCGCCGCACGCGGCGCACGGGAAATCGACGCGGCCGGCGACCTCGTCACGCCGCCCTTCGTCGACGCCCACTTTCACCTGGATGCCACGCTCAGCCACGGTCTGCCGCGCGTGAACCGCTCCGGCACGCTGCTCGAAGGCATCGCGCTGTGGGGCGAGCTGAAACCGCAGCTGACGCAGGAAGCGCTCGTCGAGCGCGCGTTGCAGTATTGCGACTGGGCGGTGGCGCGCGGGCTGCTGGCGATCCGCACCCACGTCGACGTATGCGACGACCGCCTGCTGGCGGTGGAAGCGCTGCTGCACGTTAAGCGCCAAGTCGCCGCCTACCTCGACCTGCAGCTGGTGGCATTCCCGCAGGACGGGCTCTTGCGCAGCCCGACCGCCTTCGCCAACCTCAAGCGCGCCATCGCGCTGGGTGTCGAGGTGGTCGGCGGCATCCCGCATTTCGAGCGCACCATGGCCGACGGCGCGGAATCGGTGCGCCTGCTGTGCGAATTCGCAGCCGAACGGGGCCTGCGGGTGGACATGCACTGCGACGAAACGGACGACCCGGCCTCGCGCCACATCGAGACGCTCGCCTATCACGCGCAGCGGCTCGGCCTGCAGGGACGCGTGGCGGGCTCGCACCTGACTTCGATGCACTCGATGGACAACTATTACGTGAGCAAGCTCTTGCCGCTCATGCGCGAGGCTGGCGTAGCCGCCATCGCCAACCCGCTCATCAACATCACGCTGCAGGGCCGGCACGACAGCTACCCGAAGCGGCGCGGCATGACGCGCGTGCCGGAGCTGATGGCGGCCGGCATCGATGTCGCCTTCGGCCACGACTGCGTGATGGACCCGTGGTACAGCCTCGGTTCGGGCGACATGCTGGAAGTCGCGCACATGGGATTGCACGTGGCGCAGATGACGTCGCAGGAAGCGATGCAGGCTTGCTTCCTGGCGGTGACGCAAGCGCCGGCGCGCATTCTGGGGCTGGAGGGCTACGGCCTGGCGCCGGGCTGCCATGCCGACCTCGTGATCCTGGACGCGGGCGATGCGGTCGAGGCGATCCGCCTGCGCGCCGCACGCCGCTACGTGATCCGGCGCGGGCGCGTGATCAGCCAGTCGCCGCCGGCGCGCGCGACGCTGGACCTGCCGGGACGGCCGGACGGGGTCGACTTCCGGCTGCGGCGGTAA
- a CDS encoding ion transporter → MKKQTTPSRIAQANFGKPDAGWQLRLYSIIFEADTPAGRRFDLLLISAILFSIVVVMADSVQAISQRHGAALDVLEWIITLLFTAEYLLRMACVKNPWRYAKSFFGIIDLLSVLPTYLAFFVPEVHLLLDIRILRLIRIFRILKLSLYVQEYQMLTDAVRASSRKIMVFLSLVLMVVLVMGTVMYVVEGPENGFTSIPKSMYWAIVTMTTVGYGDMTPHSDIGKAIASLMMLLGWGVLAVPTGIVTAEMTTQRLTRVVTTRTCPNCLSEGHEASAQYCKDCGAHLPPYRHS, encoded by the coding sequence ATGAAGAAGCAGACAACCCCTTCCCGGATCGCGCAAGCCAATTTCGGCAAGCCTGACGCTGGCTGGCAGCTACGCCTGTACTCCATCATCTTCGAAGCCGACACGCCGGCCGGGCGGCGCTTCGACCTGCTGCTGATTTCGGCCATCCTGTTCAGCATCGTGGTGGTGATGGCCGACAGCGTGCAGGCGATCAGCCAGCGCCATGGCGCGGCGCTCGACGTGCTCGAATGGATCATCACGTTGCTGTTTACCGCCGAATACCTGTTGCGCATGGCATGCGTGAAAAACCCCTGGCGCTACGCGAAGAGCTTTTTCGGCATCATCGATCTGCTGTCGGTGCTGCCCACCTACCTGGCGTTCTTCGTGCCTGAAGTGCACTTGCTGCTCGATATCCGCATCCTGCGCCTGATCCGCATCTTCCGGATCCTCAAGCTGAGCCTGTACGTGCAGGAATACCAGATGCTGACCGACGCTGTGCGCGCCAGCAGCCGCAAGATCATGGTGTTCCTGTCGCTGGTGCTGATGGTGGTGCTGGTGATGGGAACGGTGATGTACGTGGTCGAAGGTCCGGAAAACGGCTTCACCAGCATTCCGAAGTCGATGTACTGGGCGATCGTGACCATGACCACGGTCGGCTACGGCGACATGACGCCGCATTCCGACATCGGCAAGGCGATCGCCTCGCTGATGATGCTGCTCGGCTGGGGCGTGCTGGCAGTCCCGACCGGCATCGTCACCGCGGAGATGACGACCCAGCGCCTGACGCGCGTGGTCACCACCCGCACCTGCCCGAACTGCCTGAGCGAAGGGCACGAAGCATCCGCGCAATACTGCAAGGATTGCGGCGCGCATCTGCCGCCCTACCGTCACAGCTGA
- a CDS encoding cupin domain-containing protein: MEYGNLYRDIPAQLPAEITNRLAGAGDVRIERIVSRGHRSPPGFWYDQPEREWVMVLKGEAALRFEQGDRLLRLAEGDHVTIPAHERHRVEWTAQHEDTIWLAVFY; this comes from the coding sequence ATGGAATACGGAAATTTATATCGCGACATTCCGGCGCAACTGCCTGCCGAGATCACAAACAGGCTGGCCGGCGCCGGTGACGTCAGGATCGAGCGCATCGTCTCGCGCGGCCACCGCTCGCCCCCAGGCTTCTGGTATGACCAGCCCGAACGGGAATGGGTGATGGTGCTCAAGGGCGAAGCGGCGCTGCGCTTCGAACAGGGCGACCGCCTGTTACGACTGGCCGAAGGCGACCATGTGACGATCCCGGCGCATGAAAGGCACCGCGTGGAATGGACCGCGCAGCACGAAGACACCATCTGGCTGGCCGTGTTTTATTGA
- a CDS encoding branched-chain amino acid ABC transporter substrate-binding protein, whose product MLNKIISGIALLGLAGTVSAQEVVVKIGHSGPLSGSQSFSGKDNENGVRLAIEELNAKPITVGGKKVKFELVSEDDQGDPKSGVNAAQKLIDSGVKFVVGPYNSGVTIPASRVYNEGGAVVATVASNPKVTEQGYKNLYRINASDSQLGGKMALYAAKELKLKNVAVIDDRTAYGQGVAEEFKKQAKASGLNVVAHEFTTDKASDFSTILTSLKAKKVEAIFFGGYAPQAGPMARQMKQLGVNAKLLGGDTVCVAETAKLGGDAVGDNVLCAQGGAILDKAAAGPEFKAKYKKRFNQDPDVYAASFYDGMMLYANAMKSSNSTEAAKVSAEIAKTSYKGVAGTYAFDAKGNMKQSPVTIFNFKNGQPAALTSY is encoded by the coding sequence ATGTTAAACAAGATTATCAGCGGCATCGCCCTGTTGGGTCTGGCCGGCACCGTATCGGCACAGGAAGTCGTCGTCAAGATCGGCCACAGCGGTCCGCTGTCCGGCTCCCAGTCCTTCTCCGGCAAGGACAATGAAAACGGCGTGCGTCTGGCCATCGAAGAACTGAACGCCAAGCCGATCACCGTCGGCGGCAAGAAGGTCAAGTTCGAGCTGGTGTCGGAAGACGACCAGGGCGATCCGAAGTCCGGCGTGAACGCCGCACAGAAGCTGATCGACAGCGGTGTGAAATTCGTCGTCGGTCCGTACAACTCGGGCGTGACCATCCCCGCTTCGCGCGTGTACAACGAAGGCGGCGCCGTCGTCGCCACCGTGGCTTCGAACCCGAAGGTCACCGAGCAGGGCTACAAGAACCTGTACCGCATCAACGCCAGCGACTCTCAGCTGGGCGGCAAGATGGCGCTGTACGCCGCCAAGGAACTCAAGCTCAAGAACGTGGCCGTGATCGACGACCGCACCGCCTATGGCCAGGGCGTGGCCGAAGAGTTCAAGAAGCAAGCCAAGGCATCCGGCCTGAACGTGGTCGCGCATGAATTCACCACCGACAAGGCATCCGACTTCAGCACGATCCTGACCAGCCTGAAGGCGAAGAAAGTCGAAGCGATCTTCTTCGGCGGCTACGCGCCGCAAGCCGGCCCGATGGCACGCCAGATGAAGCAGCTCGGCGTGAATGCCAAGCTGCTCGGCGGCGACACCGTCTGCGTGGCGGAAACTGCCAAGCTCGGCGGTGATGCGGTGGGCGACAACGTGCTGTGCGCGCAGGGTGGCGCCATCCTCGACAAGGCCGCAGCCGGTCCCGAGTTCAAGGCCAAGTACAAGAAGCGCTTCAACCAGGATCCGGACGTGTATGCCGCATCCTTCTATGACGGCATGATGCTGTACGCGAACGCCATGAAGAGCTCGAACTCGACCGAGGCCGCCAAGGTCAGCGCCGAAATCGCGAAGACCTCGTACAAGGGCGTCGCCGGCACCTACGCATTCGATGCGAAGGGCAACATGAAGCAGTCTCCGGTCACGATCTTCAATTTCAAGAACGGCCAGCCGGCAGCATTGACCAGCTATTAA
- a CDS encoding sensor histidine kinase produces MSGMLSNWFAGGGLAAQGDGSLWLSSLPWIYLVSDAAIAVAYYGIAAALIYIACKRERLRYKWMFVLFSSFLFACGSSYLTSALSPWYSGLWLGAVARVATVVSSAATAVLLWWLIPRILRLPTSAQLRNLVTQLEHEIAERSHVEEALCQSQETLRELAAYQERIREDERKRIAREIHDELGQTLLALRLEVSMLHARAGERHPRLKKRAELALEYIDATMKSIRTIMNNLRPSVLDLGVQAAIEWQVKQFEQRNGIPCELSVDDEGLQLDDEHATAVFRILQESLTNIGRHSRASIVRIGVRIEDGLLRMDIEDNGVGMYPGDRRKARRFGLIGIQERASMLGGELTIESTPGQGTVLHLKVPLEMLQPAVVNA; encoded by the coding sequence ATGTCGGGCATGTTGTCCAACTGGTTTGCAGGCGGCGGCCTTGCCGCCCAGGGTGACGGCAGCTTGTGGTTGTCCTCGCTGCCGTGGATTTATCTTGTCTCCGACGCGGCCATTGCGGTTGCCTATTACGGCATTGCCGCCGCTCTGATCTACATCGCTTGCAAGCGGGAACGGCTGCGCTACAAGTGGATGTTCGTGCTGTTTTCCAGCTTCCTTTTCGCCTGCGGCAGTTCCTACCTGACCTCGGCGTTGAGCCCCTGGTATTCGGGCCTGTGGCTGGGCGCCGTCGCCCGGGTCGCTACCGTGGTCTCGTCCGCCGCCACTGCCGTGCTGCTGTGGTGGCTGATCCCGAGAATCCTGCGACTGCCGACGTCGGCGCAATTGCGCAATCTCGTCACCCAGTTGGAGCATGAAATTGCCGAACGCAGCCACGTGGAAGAAGCGCTGTGCCAGTCGCAGGAAACGCTGCGCGAACTGGCCGCATACCAGGAAAGAATCCGCGAAGACGAGCGCAAGCGCATTGCGCGCGAAATCCACGACGAACTCGGGCAGACCCTGCTCGCCTTGCGCTTGGAAGTATCAATGCTGCACGCGCGCGCCGGCGAACGGCATCCGCGGCTCAAGAAACGCGCCGAATTGGCGTTGGAATACATCGACGCCACGATGAAGTCGATCCGTACCATCATGAACAATCTGCGGCCGTCGGTGCTCGACCTTGGCGTGCAGGCAGCGATCGAGTGGCAGGTCAAACAGTTCGAGCAGCGCAACGGCATACCTTGCGAATTGTCCGTCGACGACGAGGGCCTGCAGCTGGACGATGAGCACGCCACTGCCGTCTTCCGCATCCTGCAGGAGTCGCTCACCAATATCGGCCGTCATTCGCGCGCCTCCATCGTGCGCATCGGCGTGCGCATCGAAGATGGCCTGCTCAGGATGGACATCGAGGACAACGGCGTCGGCATGTACCCCGGCGACCGGCGCAAGGCGCGCCGCTTCGGGCTGATCGGCATCCAGGAGCGTGCCAGCATGCTGGGCGGCGAGCTGACCATCGAAAGCACACCGGGGCAGGGCACGGTGCTGCACCTGAAGGTGCCGTTGGAAATGCTGCAGCCGGCGGTCGTCAACGCGTAG
- a CDS encoding DNA topoisomerase IB gives MKQHAITETPAHAARAAPAAARQAGLRYVNDARPGITREPAGNGFRYRDTEGRLIRDEETLTRIRSLAIPPAWTEVWISPWDNGHIQATGRDARRRKQYRYHPRWRSVRDEAKYERMLNFGRILPTVRAHVDQDLRLPGLPREKVLATIVYLLEATMMRIGNEEYARQNKSFGLTTLRDRHVRIDGGEVAFQFRGKSGVRHTIAVDDPRLARIVRRMRDLPGQELFQYIDDEGMQRTVDSADVNDYLRTLTGEDYTAKDFRTWSGTVLAALALQEYEKFDSQAQAKKNIVRAIEAVAEKLGNTPSICRKCYVHPAVIESYLDGTMLQALRQRAQEKLQNELHALRAEEAAVLALLQERLQQQANPRRSAIPQHH, from the coding sequence ATGAAACAACACGCCATCACCGAAACTCCCGCACATGCCGCGCGCGCCGCACCGGCGGCTGCCCGCCAGGCTGGATTGCGCTATGTGAACGACGCGCGGCCCGGTATTACGCGCGAACCTGCCGGAAACGGGTTTCGCTATCGCGATACCGAGGGCCGCTTGATTCGCGATGAGGAAACGCTGACACGCATCAGGTCGCTTGCCATTCCCCCGGCCTGGACCGAGGTCTGGATTTCTCCTTGGGACAATGGCCATATCCAGGCAACCGGGCGCGATGCGCGGCGCCGCAAGCAGTATCGTTATCACCCGCGTTGGCGCAGCGTGCGCGATGAAGCGAAATACGAGCGCATGCTCAACTTCGGCCGGATCCTGCCCACCGTCCGCGCGCACGTTGACCAGGACTTGCGTTTGCCGGGGTTGCCGCGCGAAAAAGTATTGGCCACCATCGTCTATCTGCTGGAAGCGACCATGATGCGCATTGGGAACGAAGAATATGCGCGGCAGAACAAGTCGTTTGGCCTGACCACTCTGCGTGACCGCCATGTGCGTATCGACGGTGGCGAAGTTGCCTTCCAATTCCGCGGCAAGAGTGGTGTGCGTCACACGATTGCGGTCGATGACCCGCGCCTGGCGCGCATCGTGCGCCGCATGCGCGATTTGCCGGGGCAGGAATTGTTCCAGTACATCGACGACGAGGGCATGCAGCGTACAGTCGATTCGGCCGATGTCAACGATTACCTGCGCACGCTCACCGGCGAAGACTATACGGCCAAGGATTTCCGCACCTGGTCGGGCACGGTGCTGGCCGCGCTCGCGCTGCAGGAATATGAAAAATTCGATTCACAGGCGCAGGCCAAGAAAAATATCGTCCGCGCAATCGAAGCCGTCGCCGAAAAGCTTGGCAACACGCCCAGCATTTGCCGCAAGTGCTATGTGCATCCCGCCGTGATCGAATCCTATCTCGACGGCACCATGCTGCAGGCATTGCGGCAGCGAGCGCAGGAAAAACTACAAAACGAGTTGCATGCATTGCGCGCGGAAGAAGCGGCGGTTCTGGCCTTGCTGCAAGAGAGACTGCAGCAACAGGCTAACCCGCGCAGAAGTGCCATACCGCAGCATCACTGA
- a CDS encoding antibiotic biosynthesis monooxygenase, with amino-acid sequence MILELADIRIQPGKQAEFDAAIQQGVQQVISKAKGFCGYKINKGIESPERYVLTIFWETLENHTVDFRQSPAFQEWRAIVGPYFAAPPTVEHFTLLAKSD; translated from the coding sequence ATGATTCTCGAGCTCGCCGATATTCGTATCCAACCCGGCAAACAAGCCGAATTCGATGCCGCCATCCAGCAAGGCGTGCAGCAAGTCATTTCCAAGGCAAAGGGTTTTTGCGGCTACAAGATCAATAAAGGGATCGAATCGCCCGAGCGCTATGTCCTGACGATTTTCTGGGAAACCCTGGAAAACCACACGGTCGATTTCCGCCAGTCTCCAGCCTTCCAAGAGTGGCGCGCCATCGTCGGCCCCTATTTTGCCGCCCCGCCAACCGTCGAACATTTCACCCTGCTTGCCAAGTCGGACTAA
- the speG gene encoding spermidine N1-acetyltransferase has translation MTTLSQPHIKLRPLERNDLHFVHQINNNSNIMRYWFEEPYEAYVELVQLYDRHIHDQSERRFIIENDAGDLVGLVELVEINYIHRRAEFQIIIAPSWQGKRYAERATQMAIEYAFCVLNLYKLYLLVDRENIKAIHIYEKCGFQPEGMLTGEFFVNGVYRDAIRMCMFQKNYLAARSAKE, from the coding sequence ATGACAACGCTTTCCCAACCCCATATCAAGCTGCGCCCGCTGGAGCGCAACGACCTGCACTTCGTGCACCAGATCAACAACAACAGCAATATCATGCGCTACTGGTTCGAGGAGCCTTACGAGGCCTACGTCGAGCTGGTGCAACTGTACGACCGCCATATCCACGACCAGAGCGAACGGCGCTTCATCATCGAAAACGATGCGGGCGACCTGGTCGGCCTGGTCGAGCTGGTCGAGATCAACTACATCCACCGCCGCGCGGAGTTCCAGATCATTATTGCGCCATCATGGCAGGGCAAGCGCTATGCGGAGCGCGCTACCCAGATGGCGATCGAATACGCGTTCTGCGTGCTCAACCTGTACAAGCTCTACCTGCTGGTGGACCGGGAAAACATCAAGGCGATCCACATCTATGAAAAATGCGGCTTCCAGCCGGAGGGGATGCTGACCGGCGAATTCTTCGTCAACGGCGTGTATCGCGACGCCATCCGCATGTGCATGTTCCAAAAAAATTATCTCGCGGCACGCAGCGCCAAAGAGTAG
- a CDS encoding SRPBCC family protein: protein MMQGQAADTGAPAGALLPATQADEYPPYENRQFSSHAYYEQQHADGALRARQVAQALGWLSIGVGVAQLLAPRTVARAIGAPQSSGMLRAFGVRELASGIGILSQRRRQTWLWARVAGDAMDLALLGTAARSATSQRRRLALTAAAVAGVAALDVLAGMKYRQQQAAEHGAQSSMLHVEKSITINRSAEECYRFWHDFENFPSFMKHLDTVQITGENRIHWKAKGPAGTHVEWDAELIADEPGQYIAWHSLQGADVDHTGSVRFERAPGGRGTIVRVLLQYRPPGGAAGAWVARLFGEAPEQHIDEDLRRFKWLIETGEVPTTVGQPSGSRGVVNRLLFRKGEPG from the coding sequence ATGATGCAGGGTCAAGCAGCAGACACGGGCGCGCCGGCCGGCGCGCTTCTCCCGGCGACACAGGCCGACGAATACCCCCCATACGAAAACCGGCAGTTCAGCTCCCATGCTTATTACGAGCAGCAACATGCCGATGGCGCCTTGCGCGCACGCCAGGTGGCGCAGGCGCTAGGCTGGCTTAGCATCGGGGTCGGGGTGGCGCAACTGCTGGCGCCGCGCACGGTGGCGCGCGCCATCGGCGCGCCGCAAAGCAGCGGCATGCTGCGCGCCTTCGGCGTGCGCGAACTGGCCAGCGGCATCGGCATCCTCAGCCAGCGCCGCAGACAGACGTGGCTGTGGGCACGCGTGGCCGGCGACGCGATGGACTTGGCACTGCTCGGCACGGCGGCGCGCTCGGCGACGTCGCAGCGCCGGCGCCTGGCGCTGACGGCTGCGGCCGTGGCCGGCGTGGCGGCGCTCGATGTCCTCGCCGGCATGAAATACCGGCAGCAGCAGGCGGCCGAACACGGGGCGCAGTCCAGCATGCTGCACGTCGAAAAGAGCATCACCATCAACCGCTCGGCCGAAGAGTGCTACCGCTTCTGGCACGACTTCGAGAATTTCCCCAGCTTCATGAAGCATCTCGATACGGTGCAGATCACCGGCGAAAACCGCATCCACTGGAAAGCCAAGGGGCCGGCCGGCACCCACGTCGAATGGGACGCCGAGCTGATCGCCGACGAGCCGGGCCAGTACATCGCCTGGCATTCACTGCAAGGCGCTGACGTCGACCATACCGGCAGCGTGCGCTTCGAGCGGGCGCCGGGGGGGCGCGGCACGATCGTGCGCGTCTTGCTGCAGTACCGCCCGCCGGGCGGCGCGGCCGGCGCCTGGGTCGCGCGGCTGTTCGGCGAAGCGCCCGAGCAGCATATCGACGAAGACCTGCGCCGCTTCAAGTGGCTGATCGAAACCGGCGAGGTGCCGACCACGGTGGGCCAGCCGTCCGGTTCGCGTGGCGTCGTCAACCGCCTGTTGTTCAGGAAAGGAGAGCCGGGATGA
- a CDS encoding zinc-dependent alcohol dehydrogenase, translating into MKATCWMGKHDIRVQDVPDPHIINPRDAIVKVTSTAICGSDLHLYNGFVPTMEKGDILGHEFMGEIVELGAEVKNLSIGDRVVVPFPIACGHCFFCEEQLYSVCENSNPNAWMAEKMWGHSPAGIFGYSHLTGGYAGGQAEYVRVPYADVGPLKIPAGLSDEQVLFLSDILPTGFQAAEACEIKPGSVVAVWGCGPVGQFAIQSAYLLGAERVIAIDRLPERLRMAREVSKAETIDYEEANVLDALKQMTGGRGPDACIDAVGMEAHGMGMIGVYDRVKQVMKMETDRPLALREVLMACRNGGVVSVPGVYGGFLDKIPFGSVMNRSLTIKTGQTHVQRYMKPLLERIEEGAIDPSFVITHRLPLQDAAYGYDIFCNKQNDCVKVVLKP; encoded by the coding sequence ATGAAAGCGACCTGCTGGATGGGCAAGCACGACATACGTGTGCAGGACGTGCCCGACCCCCACATCATCAATCCGCGCGACGCGATCGTGAAGGTGACCTCCACGGCGATCTGCGGCTCCGACCTGCACCTGTACAACGGCTTCGTGCCGACCATGGAAAAGGGCGACATCCTCGGCCATGAATTCATGGGCGAGATCGTCGAGCTCGGCGCCGAGGTGAAGAACCTCTCGATCGGCGATCGCGTTGTGGTGCCGTTCCCGATCGCATGCGGCCACTGCTTCTTCTGCGAGGAGCAGCTGTATTCGGTGTGCGAAAACTCGAACCCGAATGCCTGGATGGCGGAAAAGATGTGGGGCCATTCGCCGGCCGGCATCTTCGGCTATTCGCACCTGACCGGCGGCTATGCCGGCGGCCAGGCCGAGTACGTGCGCGTGCCGTACGCGGACGTCGGCCCGCTCAAGATCCCCGCCGGCTTGTCCGACGAGCAGGTGCTGTTTTTGTCCGATATTTTGCCGACCGGTTTTCAGGCCGCTGAAGCCTGCGAGATCAAGCCGGGCTCGGTAGTGGCGGTATGGGGTTGCGGTCCGGTCGGGCAATTCGCGATCCAGAGCGCTTACCTGCTCGGCGCCGAACGCGTCATCGCCATCGACCGCCTGCCGGAGCGGCTGCGCATGGCGCGCGAAGTGTCGAAGGCGGAAACCATCGACTACGAAGAGGCCAACGTGCTCGACGCATTGAAGCAGATGACCGGCGGGCGCGGCCCGGATGCGTGCATCGACGCCGTCGGCATGGAAGCGCACGGCATGGGCATGATCGGCGTGTACGATCGCGTCAAGCAGGTGATGAAGATGGAAACCGACCGCCCGCTGGCCTTGCGCGAAGTGCTGATGGCTTGCCGCAACGGCGGCGTGGTGTCGGTGCCCGGCGTGTATGGCGGTTTCCTCGACAAGATCCCGTTCGGCTCGGTGATGAACCGGTCGCTGACCATCAAGACCGGGCAGACGCATGTGCAGCGCTACATGAAGCCGCTCCTGGAGCGCATCGAGGAAGGCGCGATCGATCCGTCGTTCGTCATCACGCACCGCCTGCCGCTGCAGGATGCGGCCTACGGCTATGACATCTTCTGCAACAAGCAGAATGACTGTGTCAAGGTGGTGTTGAAGCCGTGA
- the lpxO gene encoding lipid A hydroxylase LpxO gives MKWAVVSLYLLSIFHVHFRGKVRLPPLRQLFDHSSFVAPINMFMHLFSKVPSTPFLPVADFRELRTLQENWETIRDEALNLLALQKIKAADKNDDAGFNSFFKNGWKRFYLKWYDASHPSAERLCPKTVALLRGIPSVKAAMFAELPPGGKLNMHRDPYAGSLRYHLGLVTPNSERCFIEVDGLRYSWRDGEGVMFDETYIHWAQNASQRNRIILFCDVERPMRYRWAQAVNRWLGRTLVTAASSPNEAGDQTGGINRIFRFVWVMGQYRRRFKAWNRKAYYATKTLLIVGAALLIVFG, from the coding sequence ATGAAGTGGGCTGTCGTGTCTCTGTATCTGCTGTCGATCTTTCATGTGCATTTCCGCGGCAAGGTGCGGCTGCCGCCATTGCGCCAATTGTTCGATCACTCCTCCTTTGTCGCGCCGATCAACATGTTCATGCACCTGTTCTCGAAGGTGCCGTCCACGCCCTTTCTGCCCGTCGCCGATTTCCGCGAGCTGCGCACGCTGCAAGAGAACTGGGAAACGATCCGCGACGAGGCGCTGAACCTGCTGGCGCTGCAAAAGATCAAGGCCGCCGACAAGAATGACGACGCCGGCTTCAATTCCTTTTTCAAGAATGGCTGGAAGCGCTTTTACCTGAAATGGTACGACGCCAGCCATCCCTCGGCCGAGCGCCTGTGCCCGAAGACGGTGGCGCTGCTGCGCGGCATTCCGAGCGTGAAGGCGGCGATGTTTGCCGAGCTGCCGCCCGGCGGCAAGCTGAACATGCACCGCGACCCGTATGCCGGCTCGCTGCGCTACCACCTGGGCCTGGTCACACCCAACAGCGAGCGCTGCTTCATCGAAGTCGATGGCCTGCGCTACAGCTGGCGCGACGGCGAAGGCGTGATGTTCGACGAGACCTATATCCACTGGGCGCAGAACGCCAGCCAGCGCAACCGCATCATCCTGTTCTGCGATGTCGAACGACCGATGCGCTACCGCTGGGCGCAGGCCGTCAACCGCTGGCTCGGCCGCACCCTGGTGACGGCAGCCAGCTCGCCGAACGAAGCCGGCGACCAGACCGGCGGCATCAACCGGATTTTCCGCTTCGTGTGGGTCATGGGCCAGTACCGGCGACGCTTCAAGGCGTGGAACAGGAAGGCCTATTACGCGACCAAGACGCTGCTGATCGTGGGCGCGGCGCTGCTGATTGTCTTTGGCTGA